The nucleotide sequence GAAGCTATTGGTATGTCCTATCACATACAAGTGGttaggctcttaggagattaaaaattgatttaggttcttatgtaataagcttaaaaagcttcaacgttattgtaatgtattgttcatatattaataaaatgagttttttttttatatttttttttatctttttgtctttttttttttggtttatatgtttatttgcatttatttgaCGAATTTCAAAgcttaaaattgaaaaagttatgGAAAAAGACCTTTCCGAATTTTAATATCCGGATTaatctgcaaaattctaacaatcattttcaaaaaatataatccgGACTAGGGAAAAGtaaatcttttatctttataataACATTCAAAGAGTTCCGTAAAAATGACTTAATCCAAAATAAGTGTTCCTAAGCACACCCTCATTAGAATCTTCCCATGTGACAATCACCCCACCAAGATAAAGAgataacaattttgacattttataacataaagatTTAAATcgggaaaataataataagataaatgacGAATGTATTACctaattataacaaaaataattaaatcgagaaataaagataaaaaatgaaaatgttatataaaattatgttaagcaacaaattgtgtaattttgtttagaATTTTAATTGTCCCTAATTCCTAAAAAGCTGTTGAATATTAGAATCAATCATGCACTCTTCAATATGATACATACAATAATAGTACACTATGCCTCCAAGTACAATGGGCCTCCTTATTGGAATCAATCTTTACACTTCttaaatttctcttttttttttcaacttttgttGGTCCAACGGCAGTTAATTGTCGTTCGGCTATCCATTATCAGTTAACCGTCGTTTGGTACTTTAGATCGGTTTTCTAGCTTAATGCAACCCAAATCAACCAAACTTTATGAGAATGCGAATCTTTTCCCAAGAAATTGAATGGGATTCGGTTTATATTCTAATTATTTCCCAAAATTAATCCtgcattttctatttatttatcacAAATATGCATAGATAACAAAATTGATTGCATAACATATGTAGAAATTGCTTGGATAACTGATTTAGCTAAAATAATCCTTCCTACAAAAGAGAAGGTTTTTGACTTCCATTTACTTAGCCGCTCGTCCACCTTTTCAATAATGAACTGAAATGATCTCTTGAGCACTCTTTTGCGAAAGAGGGCCACAACCAAGTATTTTCTATGATCTTTGGTGCTATGGAAACCAGCAACTTCACAAATTTGCAGAAGGAGGTTCCACATAACATTCATGGAGAAGAAAAATCCAGTCTTGTCCTTGCTCAATTTTTGATGCCtacaaaataaatccaaaataatgttaatataATTAATCAGCTCcaaatttgcttaaaaaaataggagcaaataatccaaaaatgCTAAATGTTCTAATTTTGGAGCACCTCTATTAATTTGAATTGGTTTCCACATGTCTTTCTGCACCGCCAAATTTATCAGATGGAAAAGTCTCTAAATGCACAGGACAAAAGGATATGGTGATAGAGGATCTCCATGACGGATTCCCATAGACGGAAATAAACAATTAGGGCTTTCTCATTCCAAAGCTACTGTATCCTTGCTGTTGAAATACACATGTATACACAAGTAAAAAGTGTGCATTTACACTTAAATTGTTAAATGTTTCACTCAATCCATAAAATATACTAACATCTATGTCAACGTAAACATACATCCAAGCATATTCATAAGATAATATCAAGCATGGATCACTAAGGAATTTATCAGGATTACAATGAGGCTGATCtacaaaaaaatcattgtttttctAGATAGCGATCAAGAAGCTTAAGAATAAGGGAGCATTTATTTCCTatgtacataaatatataatccTATATACAACCAATTATAAACTATATACAACATACACAACTTCTATATACAAAAATCTACAAATCCCTTAATTTCTTGCAAATAACCTTATTTGGAGTAAGAAATGGTCGTTAATAAAAAGCATCAAGTCAGTGTAGACtaaaactttgccaactccagCTCAACCCCTTCTTCAACTTCTGGATCTAGCCAAGCAAGTCTACCGATTTGAGCTactgcaaattcaaaattcggtCTGCACCATGCAAAAGGTGGAATACCAAATACCTCaagacatacacttcttctccTTTGACCGTTTCTAACAGTGAGGCACTTGCTCTCCATTGTTTCTTCCAACACCTTGAGAGTCACTTTGATGTTTGCAACACATGAGAAGCTTGCTAGAAACTTAAACTCTCTAATGCTCCTAACCTTTTCTGCACAGAGTTTCCATCTCCCAAGCATTTACATGACTTCTTATGATGTTATAGAGTTTCCTcacttttgtaccaaaaaaatacgGAACACTAAATTTggtaatataaaataaatttctcttcCGCGAGTGGTTTCTCCGGACAAAAATACTTGATTGATAGAAATGTTAGGATAGTTAGAGCTTAGCTGTTTTAGTCTTTGTTGTTTTAGCCTATGTCTCTTGAGATTACTTGTAATGCAAGTCATCTAGCCTTGAGCTTTCCATCTTGATGCTTAGCTATAAATAAGCTCCCCTTTGTAGTTTGAgataatgaatgaaatcaatattttcacattacAAGAAAACAGGCTGATATGACCCGCTGTGACATTCAACTATTTATCGCGTTACaatttatatgacttatgataTTAAGGAAAAGAAACCCTGTGATAATTTTGATATTGATTCATTAAGGAAAAGAACTTATGATATAAAACAAAGTTCTTTGCAATACAGAAACTTAATGCATTTATTTGTTATACAACTTTTTATGCAgttggttatattttaaaatgttcgTTGAAAAGaccatataaataaaatgataaaatcatttGCAGTTGCAGCTCATAACATAAGGAGAAGAACCCAAATAATAACTTCatgaatttaataatttatcaaaaaatgtaaaatacaataataaatGAAAGCACGCTATGTTTTGATTTATACTTGTGGTTTATACTATACCACAAGTTTGTGTGTATATGTGCACATTTATATATGTGCTCTTATTTTATATAAAGACATAAgttcaataatttaaaatggCATATTTGTTTGGTCATGGAGTTCAAGCTGATGGACAGAAGGTGATGGCGTAGTCGGGTCTTGCAAAGCAAGTGAAAGTGCTGCTCTTATCGTCGTAAGCATAGCTATAAGCACCGGGGCATTGGTTCTTGAAAATCATAGAGTAGTTTGTGGGTGGACATTTTTCTTCAGTATTGAAATCTCCACGACAACAATATTTATCTTCATTTAAAGCCAAACAAGCACTCTTACAGGCAATCACACTCCCATCAGTACCAATAACTTGGAGCTCTGAAGGGCACACAACATTAATGTTCCCTGGACAACTGGAGGTTTTGCAGTCACCACTCCCACCTTGTGGCGTTACAGACATTGGCACGTTGAATCCGTCCACATTGCTCACATCGTAGAAGTCTTGTCCCCCGTCTGTTGCTACCGTTATTTCTACCAATGTTGCTGGTGGGATTGCCCCAGCACCGTTGCAACCGACTTGACCAGAGGCACAATCGGCGGTGGCACAGCTGAACTTTCCATTGTTGTTGAAGCATCCGGTTCGGCCCCAAAATCTACCCGACCATGGTGATGGAAGGTCCACTGAAATAGTAACTCCAGATCCCAACTCGAAACCTGTCGTTGATAGCTGAGGTTTTTGGTCTCCGGTTAACGTTCCTGGCCATACAGTGTATTCACACCTATTTGTGAATGTCACCTTAGCTCCTCCAACCACTGCatatacaaatacaaatgaATTTATTAAGCGCATGAAGAGAAATTAACTTAGCTAagtgaattgattaattatatGGAAAATTAATGTAGTTATGTATTGATATATGTACGTACCATAGAAGAGGAATGCAAAACTAAGGCATAGAGCAACGCGGGTGCTTGTCATTTTGGATATGGCTTTTGATGAATCTTGTTTTGCAGGCTTGTGAATATTTTCTCTTTCGATTGTAGTTTGCTGTTTGTAAGTGATTGATGAAGTTGTTCTCTGCTTCGTGACATATATATAGATTTCTATCCGATGGGTTGAATCGTAATTCAACGAATGTATTAATTTGACTCggtcaataaaaataaaatatgaatagtGTATATGGTAACTATATGGATTGTGGAACAATTCTACATATTTAAGCCTCCATGGATCGGAAAAGTCTCAAATAAGTAGTACTTGGTCTGCTGTACGTATTTTAgtgttaaaataataataatctgaagttgatattgatgtttttagaggattttcttataattttatgtGTATAGATCATTCAACATCATCACATTGTACACTATAAAATCCTAATGTTTAtacactatatttttttctttcaaaaataataatattgtacactgtaaaattaactttaaaaacctaatatttttttataagatcttTGTATTACTAATATATtactatataaatatttttttattttacgaatactatatatattacttgtttttttcttctttctgtcGGCAATTTTTTTCTTGCTGAATACTACGATATTCCTTTGATTGCGTATTAATTATTAGATTAGGCATTTTTGGGAATTATCTTTGTTGCGTCGACTTTGTCAACCAATAGAATAATGATGGACACCATTTTTTGCTTTTATAATGGTGGAAAACGTTGCAGCAGA is from Medicago truncatula cultivar Jemalong A17 chromosome 1, MtrunA17r5.0-ANR, whole genome shotgun sequence and encodes:
- the LOC25483913 gene encoding thaumatin-like protein 1b, whose protein sequence is MTSTRVALCLSFAFLFYVVGGAKVTFTNRCEYTVWPGTLTGDQKPQLSTTGFELGSGVTISVDLPSPWSGRFWGRTGCFNNNGKFSCATADCASGQVGCNGAGAIPPATLVEITVATDGGQDFYDVSNVDGFNVPMSVTPQGGSGDCKTSSCPGNINVVCPSELQVIGTDGSVIACKSACLALNEDKYCCRGDFNTEEKCPPTNYSMIFKNQCPGAYSYAYDDKSSTFTCFARPDYAITFCPSA